One stretch of Coleofasciculus sp. FACHB-T130 DNA includes these proteins:
- a CDS encoding RNA-binding protein, with protein MTIYIESLSSQVTPKDFKQVSASGSAKSVAIPSDRKTGKVRGFAFVERVEALQKKTAISVLDGAKWMGRQMQINQARPKENPRKEGDRGRLPDWQILAPAFPSLGRDWQHQQASGAGENPKAPFFSRISKR; from the coding sequence ATGACTATTTACATCGAAAGTCTGTCTTCGCAGGTTACTCCAAAAGACTTTAAACAAGTCTCTGCATCTGGTTCAGCCAAAAGTGTGGCGATACCAAGCGACCGGAAGACAGGCAAAGTGCGGGGCTTTGCTTTCGTAGAGAGGGTGGAAGCTCTGCAAAAAAAGACAGCTATTTCGGTGCTGGATGGTGCAAAATGGATGGGGCGTCAGATGCAGATCAACCAAGCCAGACCGAAGGAGAACCCTCGAAAAGAGGGCGATCGCGGTAGACTGCCAGATTGGCAGATTCTAGCACCTGCTTTTCCAAGCCTTGGGCGTGACTGGCAACACCAACAAGCATCAGGTGCGGGGGAAAACCCAAAGGCACCATTTTTTAGTCGTATATCAAAGAGGTGA
- a CDS encoding NUDIX hydrolase → MRRSWRFIQTVLGIIFRHPIIGTTIIPILPDGRIVFIRRGDTGEWGFPGGIVDWGEDIPTSARRELAEETGLELVKIRRLVGVYSSPDRDPRIHSICVALEAEVQGEMQVRDTLEIMEVKAFSVTSLPQGKLCHDHDQQLQDYLNGLTTLA, encoded by the coding sequence ATGCGTCGGTCATGGCGATTTATACAAACAGTGCTAGGGATTATTTTCCGCCATCCCATTATCGGCACAACTATCATCCCGATTTTGCCAGATGGTCGAATTGTGTTCATTCGACGCGGAGACACAGGTGAATGGGGTTTTCCTGGCGGTATTGTTGATTGGGGTGAGGACATTCCGACATCAGCGCGGCGGGAGTTGGCGGAAGAAACTGGACTGGAGTTAGTAAAAATTCGCCGGTTAGTGGGAGTTTATTCTTCGCCAGACCGCGATCCCAGAATTCATTCGATTTGTGTAGCGCTAGAAGCAGAAGTGCAGGGAGAAATGCAGGTTCGGGATACGCTGGAAATTATGGAAGTCAAAGCTTTCTCTGTGACATCCTTGCCTCAAGGGAAACTCTGCCATGACCACGACCAGCAGTTGCAGGACTACTTGAACGGCTTGACAACCCTCGCATAA
- a CDS encoding alpha/beta hydrolase, translating to MTLPLRNSRIKLSQGQIFWREVGQGPVLVFLHGSAHDSSQWLPVIDCLSRDYHCFAPDLLGFGDSERPNVHYSIELEMECLAELLEALNQREVFLIGHSLGGWIAASFALKYLEQVRGLVLLAPIGVEAEGLRTERSRPSLFTSLFKRLSKVVSSGWQSLIDAIARVSNNRLFPRKQTGQKKRRQEQPVQFPTTDKLLFQRRRAEIQAELLKERLEWLKVPVLILQGDRDSRSRIAESQAYADLTPSAQLEIISFAGNDLPEALPDVVAQYIRDFVSKH from the coding sequence ATGACTCTACCGCTACGCAATTCTCGAATAAAGCTGTCCCAAGGACAAATCTTCTGGCGCGAAGTCGGTCAAGGGCCAGTTTTGGTTTTTTTACACGGATCGGCTCACGATAGTAGTCAATGGCTACCTGTCATCGATTGTTTGAGTCGAGATTACCACTGCTTTGCCCCAGATTTACTCGGCTTTGGTGACTCTGAACGCCCGAATGTTCACTACTCGATTGAGTTAGAGATGGAATGTCTCGCTGAGTTGTTGGAAGCATTAAACCAGCGGGAAGTTTTTTTAATTGGTCACTCGCTGGGAGGGTGGATTGCGGCGAGCTTCGCGCTGAAATATTTGGAACAGGTGCGCGGATTAGTGCTGTTAGCTCCAATTGGGGTGGAAGCGGAGGGATTAAGAACCGAGCGATCGCGCCCCTCTCTATTTACATCTCTATTTAAGCGGCTGTCTAAGGTGGTATCCTCCGGGTGGCAATCGCTCATAGATGCGATCGCTCGTGTCTCCAACAATCGCCTGTTTCCCCGCAAGCAGACTGGGCAAAAGAAGCGGCGACAAGAACAGCCGGTGCAGTTTCCCACTACCGACAAGCTATTATTTCAACGCCGCCGCGCCGAAATTCAAGCAGAATTATTGAAAGAAAGACTGGAGTGGCTGAAAGTCCCCGTTTTGATTTTGCAAGGCGATCGCGACAGTCGTTCTAGAATTGCCGAAAGTCAAGCCTACGCGGACTTAACTCCATCAGCTCAGTTGGAAATTATTAGCTTTGCGGGAAACGATCTACCCGAAGCGTTGCCAGATGTCGTGGCTCAGTATATTCGAGATTTCGTTAGTAAGCATTAG
- a CDS encoding pantothenate kinase, whose protein sequence is MNWLALTIGNSRLHWAYFVGEILQDAWDSYYLPAATVNRLAQRLAAGKFPLEILPPSPTNSLSKIHNQQSKLPIYLASVVPEQTALWQSYPDIRVMTLDQLPLEGLYPTLGIDRALAVLGAGEVWGLPSLVIDAGTALTFTSADVNHRLVGGAILPGLRLQLQSLTQRTAALPPIELPQEMPPRFAVNTPEAIQSGVIYTVLAGIKDFIQAWWQKFPGSRVILTGGDRATLFAYLQIQFPEIASQIISDPNLIFMGMRSVVLSS, encoded by the coding sequence ATGAATTGGCTAGCTTTGACGATCGGGAATTCGCGGCTGCACTGGGCGTACTTTGTGGGAGAAATTCTTCAGGATGCCTGGGATAGCTACTATCTGCCAGCGGCAACTGTGAATCGTCTGGCGCAGCGCTTAGCAGCGGGTAAATTTCCACTGGAAATTTTGCCACCCAGTCCGACCAATTCACTATCCAAAATCCACAATCAGCAATCAAAGTTGCCGATTTATCTGGCTTCGGTGGTTCCAGAGCAAACAGCACTTTGGCAAAGTTACCCAGATATCCGTGTCATGACTTTAGACCAATTGCCCCTTGAAGGACTTTATCCCACTCTTGGTATTGACCGGGCTTTAGCGGTGTTGGGTGCTGGCGAAGTTTGGGGCTTGCCTTCTTTAGTGATTGACGCTGGAACTGCTTTGACATTTACGAGTGCAGATGTCAACCATCGGCTAGTGGGTGGGGCGATTTTGCCTGGGTTAAGGTTACAGCTACAGTCTCTAACCCAAAGAACTGCTGCGTTACCACCGATAGAATTGCCCCAGGAAATGCCGCCGCGTTTTGCTGTAAACACACCGGAGGCGATTCAGAGTGGCGTTATCTACACTGTCTTGGCTGGAATCAAAGACTTTATCCAGGCTTGGTGGCAGAAATTTCCAGGTAGTCGGGTGATTTTGACGGGAGGCGATCGCGCTACTTTATTTGCTTATCTCCAAATCCAGTTTCCTGAAATAGCCAGTCAGATAATTAGCGACCCGAATCTGATATTTATGGGAATGCGGTCAGTCGTCCTTAGTTCTTAG